CCGGGCCGATGGTGTGCTCACAGCCCCACATCCCCTTGGTGCCCTCGATGGTGAGGATGTTGGTGCCGATCCCCTGGATGCGCGCGCCCATGGCCACGAGCATGCGGCAGAGACCCTGCACGTGGGGCTCGCAGGCGGCGTTGCGAATCACCGTGGTGCCCTGAGCCAGGGCCGCGGCCGTGATCGCGTTCTCGGTCGCCGTCACCGAGGCCTCGTCCATAAAGATCTCGGCGCCGTGCAGCTTCTCGGCCTCAAAAATGAAGCGCCCTTCCTCAAAGGTGATGGTCGCGCCCAGCGCGCGCAGCGCCAGAAAGTGCGTGTCCAGGCGGCGGCGCCCGATCACGTCACCACCGGGAGGCGGGAGCTCGCAGCGCTGGCTGCGCCCGAGCATGCTGCCGGCAAAGAGGATCGAGGCGCGCACCTTGCGGCACATCTCCTGGTTGAGCGTGGTGCGATCGACATTCTTGTTGACCACCCGCACCACGTTCTCTTCGATCCACTCGTGCTCCCCGCCCAGATCGGCCATCACCTCGAGCATCACCTCCACGTCGCGAATCCGCGGCACGTTGCGCAGAATCACCGGCTCGTCGGTTAGAAGCGTGGCCGCCAGGCAGGGCAATGCCTCGTTTTTGCTTCCCCCCGGACGCACCGAACCCGAGAGCTTAAGACCACCTTCAATGACGAACTTTTCCATGGATTTCTCGACCTTTACGTAACGTCAACACCGCTGCTCCAGCCTCTTAAAAGGCGCGCGCAGGTGTACCACGACCCTCGCCATGGCCACAACCGCCCCCGAGCTCCGAACGCACCCCGGGGGGCACCACCGCTCCCCCGCGCTCCGACCAACCCCTTGAACTCCCGAAACTTTTTCCCGAAACCCCGGCCCCCTTACTCCACCTCATCGACCAGCACCCGCGCCCCGGCCTCCCGCTCCAGCAGCCCCCGACGCACCTCGGCCGGCACGCACAGGCGCACCATCCGGTAGGTATCGCGCCCCAGCAGGTGCACAAAGTCGCTGCCCTGCTCAATCGGCACCACTCGCCCGTCGCGCTCCACCACCGGGATATGCGCGCTCAACCGGGGGTGACTCGGATCGTAGGGGCGATAAGGGGTATCCCGGGCCCGGTCCACCAGCACCGCGTAATCGACCTCCAGCCCCTGCTCCCGGGCCACCTCGGCGGCGCGGTCCAGAATGCGCGCCACCAACACCGGGTCGCCCGGCGGCAGGTCCACCGTCTTGTAGAGCTCCCGATTCAAGAGCCCCTCGCTCAGACGGGCCAGCACCTCGTCCTCGCCACGCTGCCAGACCTTGAGCATCATCCACACATCGGTGTCGTCGACCTCCAGGTACTCCCGGGTCGTGAGCTCCTGACCGCTGAGCATGCGCAAAAGCGGGTGCTCATCATCCAGGCCTCCCCAGCGCATCCCTTCTTTGTAGCGTTTGCCGGCCCGGTGCAGCACCGCCTCCAGCATCTTCTCAGCCGCGCGCACCGTCTTGTGCAGGTAGACCTGCTTGAACATATGAAAACGCGCGATCAGGTAGTCTTCCACCGCCTCGCGCGCCCGGTAGCTCACCGCCAGGCGGCGCACCGCTTCGCCCTGCGCCCCGCGGCTCTCGTAGACCTTGAGCGTGGCCAGGATACGCTCAAAGTCGTACACGCCGATCTTCACCCCGGTGGCGTGACCGTCGCGCAGAATGTAGTCCTGGCGGTCGGCATCGAGCTGCGAGCTGACCACGTCGCGAAACACCTGGCGGGCCGGGTCAAAGCGCTCCCGCGCCCCGAAGTAGCGCGCCACATCAAAGGGCAGCTCGGCGTCGACGCGGCGGAGCACCTGAAAAATCTCCCCCTCTTCATCCAGGATCGCCTCCCGGGTGAAGCGCTCATGGTTGACCCCGGTCACCTTTTCAATGGCGTGGCTAAAGGGCCCGTGCCCCACGTCGTGCAAGAGCGCCGCGGCAAAGACCTCCTGACGGGTGCGGGTGTCCACCTCGATGGGCAGCGCATCGACCATACGCCGAGCGATATGCGCCACCCCCATGGAGTGCGCGAAACGACTGTGCTCGGCCCCCTGATACACCAGCGAGGCCAGCCCCAGCTGCTTC
The Lujinxingia litoralis genome window above contains:
- the murA gene encoding UDP-N-acetylglucosamine 1-carboxyvinyltransferase, with the translated sequence MEKFVIEGGLKLSGSVRPGGSKNEALPCLAATLLTDEPVILRNVPRIRDVEVMLEVMADLGGEHEWIEENVVRVVNKNVDRTTLNQEMCRKVRASILFAGSMLGRSQRCELPPPGGDVIGRRRLDTHFLALRALGATITFEEGRFIFEAEKLHGAEIFMDEASVTATENAITAAALAQGTTVIRNAACEPHVQGLCRMLVAMGARIQGIGTNILTIEGTKGMWGCEHTIGPDYLEVGSLAGLAAVTGSELTIEGVVPDDLRMIRLVFEKLGVKTELRGEDLFVPGDQDLVIRDDMNNAMAKVDDAPWPAFPTDLMSIAITVATQSKGTVLFFEKMFEGRMFFVDSLIAMGAKIVFCDPHRVVVVGGGELIGSTLESPDVRAGMALLIAAMCARGTSTIYNVRQIDRGYERIDEKLNALGANIKRLTVE
- a CDS encoding HD domain-containing protein; the protein is MRPKLFRDPIHDIISLDLADEAESLLFDLMRTSTVQRLRRVKQLGLASLVYQGAEHSRFAHSMGVAHIARRMVDALPIEVDTRTRQEVFAAALLHDVGHGPFSHAIEKVTGVNHERFTREAILDEEGEIFQVLRRVDAELPFDVARYFGARERFDPARQVFRDVVSSQLDADRQDYILRDGHATGVKIGVYDFERILATLKVYESRGAQGEAVRRLAVSYRAREAVEDYLIARFHMFKQVYLHKTVRAAEKMLEAVLHRAGKRYKEGMRWGGLDDEHPLLRMLSGQELTTREYLEVDDTDVWMMLKVWQRGEDEVLARLSEGLLNRELYKTVDLPPGDPVLVARILDRAAEVAREQGLEVDYAVLVDRARDTPYRPYDPSHPRLSAHIPVVERDGRVVPIEQGSDFVHLLGRDTYRMVRLCVPAEVRRGLLEREAGARVLVDEVE